In a genomic window of Geitlerinema sp. PCC 9228:
- the ftsZ gene encoding cell division protein FtsZ, whose product MQLKPMRLPNIEEEVPILQIPNTDGAANSPATSDAANPFGNSGYHAGQSRENGQPGVESRSKDIVPSNAARIKVMGVGGGGCNAVNRMIETELGGVEFWGINTDAQALSNSSAPKRLQIGQKLTRGLGAGGNPSIGQKAAEESRDEITNALDNSDLVFITAGMGGGTGTGAAPIVAEVAKEVGALTVGVVTKPFMFEGRRRSNQAEEGIAALQSRVDTLIVIPNDRLLSVITEQTPVQEAFRYADSILGQGVQGISDIITIPGLVNVDFADVRAVMADAGSALMGIGEGSGKSRAREAAVAAISSPLLESSIEGAQGVVLNITGGNDLSLYEVNTAAETIYDAVDPNANIIFGAVIDDRMQGEVRITVIATGFDTEGSGAEEGSETVESSPSDRKSDRRPPSQPSRETPFKQPGGGLDIPEFLQRRRPNR is encoded by the coding sequence ATGCAATTAAAACCTATGAGGCTTCCTAATATAGAAGAAGAAGTACCGATCCTACAAATTCCCAATACCGACGGAGCTGCCAATTCCCCAGCAACATCCGATGCTGCGAATCCCTTTGGCAACTCTGGGTACCATGCGGGCCAATCTCGGGAAAACGGGCAGCCAGGGGTTGAATCCAGGAGTAAAGATATTGTGCCTAGTAACGCAGCCAGAATCAAAGTGATGGGCGTCGGCGGTGGTGGCTGTAACGCCGTCAACCGCATGATCGAGACTGAATTGGGTGGTGTGGAATTTTGGGGAATTAACACCGATGCCCAAGCCCTTTCCAACTCATCAGCCCCCAAACGCTTGCAAATCGGTCAAAAACTGACCCGCGGTTTGGGTGCCGGGGGCAATCCTTCCATCGGTCAAAAAGCTGCCGAGGAATCCCGCGATGAAATTACCAATGCTCTCGATAACTCCGATTTGGTGTTTATCACCGCTGGCATGGGAGGTGGTACCGGTACCGGAGCAGCCCCCATTGTGGCAGAGGTAGCCAAAGAAGTGGGCGCTTTGACCGTGGGTGTGGTCACCAAACCCTTCATGTTTGAAGGCAGACGGCGTTCCAATCAAGCGGAAGAAGGTATTGCCGCTTTGCAAAGTCGCGTGGATACGCTGATCGTGATCCCTAACGATCGCTTGCTTTCGGTAATTACCGAACAAACCCCGGTGCAGGAAGCCTTTCGCTATGCAGACAGCATTTTGGGACAAGGCGTACAGGGGATTTCCGATATTATTACCATTCCGGGTTTGGTAAATGTGGATTTTGCCGACGTGCGCGCGGTGATGGCAGATGCTGGTTCGGCTTTGATGGGCATTGGTGAAGGTTCTGGCAAATCTCGGGCGCGGGAAGCGGCTGTGGCTGCGATTTCTTCGCCTTTGCTAGAGTCTTCTATAGAAGGCGCGCAAGGGGTGGTTCTCAATATTACCGGCGGCAACGATTTGAGCCTGTACGAGGTGAATACGGCTGCGGAAACTATTTACGATGCGGTAGACCCCAATGCCAATATTATTTTTGGCGCGGTAATCGACGATCGCATGCAGGGAGAAGTGCGCATTACCGTGATTGCTACTGGCTTTGATACCGAAGGCAGTGGTGCTGAGGAAGGAAGCGAAACGGTAGAATCATCGCCTTCAGATCGTAAAAGCGATCGCCGTCCCCCCTCCCAACCCTCGCGGGAAACGCCTTTCAAACAGCCAGGCGGCGGTTTGGATATTCCCGAATTCCTGCAACGTAGAAGACCCAATCGATAA
- the thiD gene encoding bifunctional hydroxymethylpyrimidine kinase/phosphomethylpyrimidine kinase: MSEVPVALTIAGSDSGGGAGIQADLRTFAFHRVHGTSAITCVTAQNTLGVDRVDALPAAAVAAQCQSVVRDIGVHAAKTGMLLNDEIMVAVAEEIETLSIPNLVVDPVMVSRTGARLIDDDAIAVLCESLISQATIVTPNHYEAQLLSEWGIDGVEDMKRAAEKIYELGASAVLVKGGGMLKECWGTDVWFDGDRMKVLKADRIETKNTHGTGCTLSAAIAANLALGKPLFKAVQAAKDYTTEAIRHSFDLGEGQGPIGHFLGLDQRKSHSSKKHH, from the coding sequence ATGAGCGAAGTTCCTGTAGCCCTGACGATTGCTGGTTCGGATAGCGGCGGTGGCGCTGGCATTCAAGCCGATTTGCGCACGTTTGCTTTCCATCGCGTTCACGGAACCAGTGCCATTACCTGCGTTACAGCCCAAAATACCTTGGGCGTAGACCGGGTAGATGCGTTGCCTGCCGCTGCTGTTGCTGCCCAATGTCAATCGGTGGTTCGCGATATTGGGGTGCATGCTGCCAAAACCGGTATGCTGCTCAATGACGAAATTATGGTGGCAGTGGCAGAAGAAATTGAAACCTTATCCATTCCCAATTTGGTGGTGGATCCGGTGATGGTTTCCCGTACCGGTGCCAGGCTCATTGATGACGATGCCATTGCCGTTTTGTGCGAATCGTTGATTTCCCAAGCTACCATTGTGACCCCCAACCACTACGAGGCACAACTGCTCAGCGAGTGGGGAATTGATGGCGTGGAGGATATGAAAAGGGCAGCGGAAAAAATTTACGAGCTAGGTGCATCTGCGGTTTTGGTGAAAGGGGGTGGTATGCTCAAAGAGTGCTGGGGAACCGATGTTTGGTTTGATGGCGATCGCATGAAGGTGTTAAAAGCCGATCGCATTGAAACCAAAAATACCCACGGCACTGGCTGTACCCTCTCCGCCGCGATCGCTGCCAACCTGGCTTTGGGCAAACCCCTGTTCAAAGCCGTACAAGCCGCCAAAGACTACACCACCGAAGCCATCCGCCATTCCTTTGATTTGGGAGAAGGTCAAGGCCCCATCGGGCATTTCCTTGGTCTCGACCAGCGAAAATCCCACTCGTCCAAAAAACATCACTAA
- a CDS encoding CHAT domain-containing protein, with product MARQQHRFLTKSFFGFVTSVPLWGTLLSGWAVAQTSSLPSHFGTWEISPMTPQQVAARATELENNWEEVYESYFETNLSTVEITGQEIPKTLEKISQATDNQTALIYVDATPSHLQVLAFAPGRSPKGYIVPEAKRELVLETVKNLRAHITNRRQRRNQTYINAASKLHNWIIGPLQGYFQGGENHISIDTLLFCMGSGLRSLPLSALHDGEQFLIEQYSLAIIPAFNMIDTQPDADSSDRTNVLAMGRSEFEDFTPLPAVPIELETVLTGDWTGKSFLNQGFTLNKLRSQLQNSVDIVHLATHARFETGELKDSFIQLWDTQLTPPELRQLPFAEFAINLLVLSACQTALGAGNAELGFAGLAVNSGVQTALASIWQVSDAGTLALMGKFYQHLQDHSLKAEALRQAQLDLLNQAVRLENGSLRGVRGAVALPPELNNLPNENLSHPYYWAGFVTIGAPW from the coding sequence GTGGCAAGACAACAGCACCGATTCTTAACAAAATCCTTTTTCGGTTTCGTCACCAGCGTTCCCTTGTGGGGCACTCTTTTGAGTGGATGGGCAGTGGCTCAAACCTCCTCTCTACCATCTCATTTTGGCACCTGGGAAATTTCTCCCATGACCCCGCAACAAGTGGCAGCACGCGCTACCGAGTTAGAAAATAATTGGGAAGAGGTTTATGAAAGCTATTTTGAAACCAATTTATCAACCGTCGAAATTACGGGGCAAGAAATTCCCAAAACCTTAGAAAAAATTAGCCAAGCAACGGATAACCAGACAGCCCTGATTTATGTCGATGCTACCCCTTCCCACTTACAAGTATTGGCTTTTGCCCCCGGTCGTTCGCCCAAAGGCTATATTGTGCCCGAAGCCAAGCGCGAATTGGTTTTAGAAACCGTCAAAAACTTGCGCGCCCACATTACCAATCGCCGCCAGCGCCGCAATCAAACTTATATAAATGCAGCTAGCAAACTCCACAATTGGATAATTGGTCCCTTACAGGGTTACTTTCAGGGAGGAGAAAATCATATTTCCATCGATACTTTGCTGTTTTGTATGGGAAGTGGCTTGCGATCGCTTCCTTTATCCGCTTTGCACGACGGCGAACAATTTCTCATCGAACAATACAGTTTGGCCATCATTCCTGCTTTCAACATGATTGACACCCAACCCGATGCTGACAGCAGTGATAGAACCAACGTACTCGCCATGGGCAGGTCGGAATTTGAGGATTTTACCCCATTGCCAGCCGTTCCCATCGAACTGGAAACCGTTCTAACCGGCGATTGGACGGGCAAATCTTTCTTAAATCAAGGATTTACTTTGAACAAACTGCGATCGCAGCTCCAAAATTCCGTTGATATCGTCCATTTAGCCACCCACGCCAGATTTGAAACCGGAGAATTAAAAGATTCCTTTATCCAATTGTGGGATACCCAACTAACGCCCCCAGAATTACGCCAACTACCCTTTGCCGAATTCGCCATCAACCTATTGGTATTGAGCGCCTGTCAGACAGCCTTGGGCGCAGGCAACGCCGAATTGGGATTTGCCGGATTGGCCGTCAACAGCGGCGTACAAACCGCCTTGGCTAGTATTTGGCAAGTAAGCGACGCCGGTACTTTAGCGTTAATGGGCAAATTTTACCAACACTTGCAAGACCATTCCCTCAAAGCCGAAGCCTTACGCCAGGCACAGCTAGATTTACTCAATCAAGCCGTACGCTTGGAAAACGGTTCCCTGCGCGGGGTTCGCGGTGCCGTGGCTTTGCCCCCAGAACTCAACAACTTGCCCAACGAAAACCTTTCCCATCCTTACTATTGGGCGGGATTTGTGACCATCGGCGCTCCTTGGTAA
- a CDS encoding GH3 auxin-responsive promoter family protein, producing MRNLAFSAFTAIAYWSRWNFLRKTHRMDEVQEKFLRSLLQTHQDTAFGREYGFADIQTIDQFRERIPVQSYQAFEPYTQRMANGEPNVLVADPLIYFNISSGSTGTKKLIPVTKRSRRVLARSNRTAAGFGVAAAARQNRPLGEFLYPISANSHGITPSGIPYAPVSTSDARLTDRLSRQVFAHPFETFEIADTPARYYACLLFALRNRQLRVIGATFPVLALQMCDRLSEYSESLIDDLEKGTIASWLPIDGDSQDIRSRLEPKLSPHPQRAAELRQIVQKYGHLTPKHAWPHLSFIVTARGGTSNFYFQKFPEYFGDTPIFGGTYSCAEGVLGIHHDLNDDTCLPAMESTFLEFIPQDQWDAEFPKTILPTEAQVGERYRVVFSNYSGFYRYDLGDIIEVTGFYNQAPLFTFLHRQGNVMSSSTEKTTEAHVVEVMRRLQEEFQISLENFCITLSKDAAPAHYLVNIELASRQSHLSHPKQFLQRFDEVMKEVQKFYAIKRHDQIPLPRLRIMAPGSFERLRQRMLQQGVAESQLKFPHLTEDRNWLDGLPVLEEVRLEE from the coding sequence ATGAGGAATTTAGCATTTTCGGCTTTCACAGCGATCGCCTATTGGTCTCGATGGAATTTCCTGCGCAAAACCCATCGCATGGATGAGGTACAAGAAAAGTTTTTGCGATCGCTACTGCAAACCCACCAAGATACGGCTTTTGGGCGCGAGTACGGCTTTGCCGATATCCAAACCATCGACCAGTTTCGCGAACGAATTCCCGTACAGTCTTATCAGGCATTTGAACCCTACACCCAACGCATGGCAAACGGCGAACCCAACGTTCTCGTCGCCGATCCACTTATTTATTTTAATATCAGCAGCGGTTCTACGGGAACCAAAAAGCTGATTCCCGTCACCAAGCGATCGCGCCGGGTTCTCGCTCGTTCCAACCGCACCGCCGCCGGATTTGGCGTAGCCGCCGCTGCCCGTCAAAATCGACCTTTAGGAGAATTTCTCTATCCCATTTCCGCAAATTCCCACGGCATCACCCCCAGCGGCATCCCCTATGCCCCCGTCAGTACCAGCGACGCGCGGTTGACAGATAGACTCTCCCGGCAGGTATTTGCCCATCCCTTTGAAACCTTTGAAATTGCCGATACCCCAGCCCGCTACTACGCCTGCCTCTTGTTTGCCCTGCGCAACCGCCAACTGCGGGTCATTGGGGCTACCTTTCCCGTGCTAGCCTTACAAATGTGCGATCGTCTCAGCGAATACAGCGAATCTTTAATTGACGATTTAGAGAAAGGTACCATCGCCTCCTGGCTACCCATTGACGGTGACAGCCAAGATATTCGCAGCCGACTGGAACCAAAACTATCTCCCCACCCCCAACGAGCTGCCGAATTGCGCCAAATCGTCCAAAAATACGGTCACCTGACTCCCAAACACGCGTGGCCCCACCTTTCTTTTATCGTCACCGCGCGCGGCGGTACTTCCAACTTTTATTTTCAAAAGTTTCCCGAATATTTCGGCGATACGCCTATTTTCGGCGGAACTTATTCTTGTGCGGAAGGGGTTCTGGGCATTCACCACGACCTCAACGACGATACCTGCCTTCCCGCCATGGAAAGTACCTTTTTGGAATTCATTCCCCAAGACCAATGGGATGCTGAATTTCCCAAAACCATCCTCCCCACCGAAGCCCAAGTGGGAGAACGCTATCGCGTGGTTTTCAGCAACTACAGCGGTTTCTATCGCTACGATTTGGGCGATATTATCGAGGTTACTGGTTTCTACAACCAAGCACCTCTGTTTACCTTTCTCCATCGCCAAGGCAACGTCATGTCATCTTCCACCGAAAAAACCACCGAAGCTCACGTGGTGGAAGTCATGCGTCGTTTGCAGGAAGAATTTCAAATTTCCCTAGAAAATTTCTGCATCACCCTTAGCAAAGATGCTGCACCCGCACACTATTTGGTCAATATCGAACTGGCTTCCCGGCAATCGCATTTATCCCATCCCAAACAGTTTTTGCAACGGTTTGACGAAGTCATGAAAGAGGTGCAGAAATTTTATGCCATCAAGCGGCACGACCAAATTCCCCTACCACGCTTGCGCATTATGGCACCGGGTAGTTTTGAACGGTTGCGCCAGCGGATGCTGCAACAGGGCGTTGCCGAATCGCAATTAAAATTCCCCCATCTCACGGAAGACCGCAATTGGTTGGATGGATTGCCGGTTCTGGAAGAAGTGCGATTGGAAGAATAA
- a CDS encoding cysteate synthase: MSHRSRSHNQQELVSLDPVSGDRGGRSPSYRYTLRCLSCGIEYPPHPFRLHCDRCRESGSLLRTVYSQKQLQVKPQLPGIFRYIDWLPVNRALDVAGKPIVYQSQKLAAYLGLERLYICFNGYWPEKQAALATGSFKELEAACVLARIPPNCHRMLTLASAGNTGRAFAHVGETLDFPICLVVPESSLSQIWSTNGKLPQNASSIRLVAVADNSDYSDAIAIARSIATQNGFFPEGGVLNVARRDGMGVTVLEAAVTLGEIPDSYFQAVGSGTGAIAAWEANLRLLEDGRFGEKRMRLHLAQNAPFTPMVDAWHAQSRSLNRPPEAIARSQIQQVLAQVLTNRNPAYAMPGGLYDALTDTGGNMYAVGNQACSYARWLFERLEGIDISAASGVATAALIQAVEAGKVNKDECVLLNITSGGIKRMQRELGRQPWSADFVLSPTSGSWFDVRLGRERPFA; this comes from the coding sequence ATGTCCCATCGTAGCCGTAGCCACAACCAACAGGAACTGGTATCGCTCGATCCAGTTTCTGGCGATCGCGGCGGTCGTTCGCCTTCCTATCGCTACACCCTCCGTTGCCTTTCCTGCGGTATCGAATATCCGCCCCATCCGTTTCGATTGCATTGCGATCGCTGTCGGGAATCCGGATCTTTGTTACGCACCGTCTATTCCCAAAAACAGCTCCAAGTCAAACCCCAACTACCTGGAATTTTCCGCTATATCGATTGGTTGCCAGTGAACCGTGCTTTAGATGTTGCTGGCAAACCCATTGTCTATCAAAGCCAGAAGCTCGCTGCCTATTTGGGTTTAGAGCGCCTTTATATCTGTTTTAACGGCTACTGGCCGGAAAAACAGGCTGCCCTGGCTACTGGTTCTTTTAAAGAGTTAGAAGCGGCTTGCGTACTCGCCAGAATTCCTCCCAATTGCCATCGTATGCTGACGTTGGCTTCTGCGGGGAATACAGGGCGGGCATTTGCCCATGTGGGAGAAACCCTCGATTTCCCCATTTGTTTGGTGGTTCCCGAAAGTAGTTTGTCTCAAATCTGGAGTACCAACGGCAAGTTGCCCCAAAATGCCTCTTCCATTCGTTTGGTTGCCGTTGCTGACAACAGCGACTACTCCGATGCTATTGCCATTGCTCGTTCCATTGCTACTCAAAACGGTTTTTTCCCGGAAGGTGGGGTCTTGAATGTGGCGCGACGGGATGGGATGGGGGTAACAGTTTTAGAAGCAGCGGTGACGTTGGGGGAAATTCCCGATAGCTATTTTCAGGCTGTGGGTTCGGGAACAGGTGCGATCGCGGCTTGGGAAGCGAATTTGCGGTTGCTAGAAGATGGTCGCTTTGGAGAAAAACGCATGAGATTGCATTTGGCACAAAATGCGCCCTTTACCCCCATGGTAGATGCTTGGCACGCACAAAGCCGTTCGCTGAATAGGCCACCGGAAGCGATCGCGCGATCGCAAATTCAGCAAGTTTTGGCTCAAGTTCTCACCAATCGCAATCCTGCCTATGCCATGCCTGGTGGTTTGTACGATGCGCTAACCGATACGGGAGGAAATATGTATGCTGTTGGTAACCAGGCTTGTAGCTACGCTCGCTGGTTGTTCGAACGATTGGAAGGAATTGATATTAGTGCCGCATCGGGAGTAGCAACGGCAGCGTTGATCCAGGCTGTAGAAGCTGGTAAAGTCAATAAGGATGAATGCGTTTTGTTAAATATTACCAGCGGTGGCATCAAGCGCATGCAGCGAGAGTTGGGTAGGCAGCCATGGTCTGCCGATTTTGTGCTGTCTCCTACTTCCGGTTCTTGGTTTGACGTTCGCTTGGGAAGAGAACGACCTTTTGCGTAG
- the ureA gene encoding urease subunit gamma, producing MQLTPQEKDKLMVFTAALLAERRLAKGLKLNYPEAVAYITAGILEGAREGRTVADLMSYGATLLTRDDVMEGIPEMLPEVQVEATFPDGTKLVTVHNPIR from the coding sequence ATGCAACTAACGCCCCAAGAAAAAGACAAACTTATGGTATTCACCGCTGCCTTGCTAGCGGAACGACGACTGGCGAAAGGTCTGAAGCTCAACTATCCCGAAGCTGTGGCTTATATTACGGCAGGAATTTTGGAAGGCGCGCGGGAAGGGCGTACGGTGGCCGATTTAATGAGTTATGGCGCTACTTTGCTGACCCGCGATGACGTAATGGAAGGCATCCCGGAAATGCTGCCGGAGGTGCAGGTAGAAGCAACCTTTCCCGACGGTACGAAATTGGTCACCGTTCACAATCCCATTCGATAA
- a CDS encoding urease subunit beta: protein MIPGEMIPQAGDIELNATRPITTVRVANSGDRPIQVGSHFHFYEANAALLFEREPTKGMHLNLPAGAAVRFEPGDEREVELVPYAGSRHVYGFNAQVNGALDS from the coding sequence ATGATTCCAGGCGAAATGATTCCCCAAGCCGGCGACATCGAACTCAATGCCACGCGCCCGATTACTACCGTACGGGTAGCCAACAGCGGCGATCGCCCCATTCAAGTAGGGTCTCATTTTCATTTTTACGAAGCTAACGCAGCGTTGCTATTCGAGCGCGAGCCTACCAAAGGCATGCATTTAAACCTTCCCGCCGGCGCGGCTGTTCGGTTTGAACCTGGCGACGAACGGGAAGTGGAATTGGTTCCCTACGCCGGCAGCCGCCATGTATATGGATTTAACGCGCAAGTCAATGGTGCTTTGGATAGTTAA
- the ispF gene encoding 2-C-methyl-D-erythritol 2,4-cyclodiphosphate synthase, giving the protein MTNIRIGNGYDIHRLGRDRPLILGGVEIPHQLGLVGHSDADVLTHAIMDAMLGALCLGDIGVHFPPNDDRWKGANSLVLLEQVCYLLAKENWQIGNIDAVIVAERPKLKPYLGVMRDRLATVLKIGSDRISIKATTNEKMDAVGREEAMSAYAVALLVQADSPPPSS; this is encoded by the coding sequence ATGACCAACATTCGCATTGGCAACGGTTACGATATCCATCGCTTGGGGCGCGATCGCCCGTTAATTTTGGGAGGCGTAGAAATTCCCCACCAACTGGGATTGGTGGGGCACAGCGATGCTGATGTTCTCACACATGCGATTATGGATGCCATGTTGGGGGCCTTGTGTTTGGGCGATATTGGCGTTCACTTTCCCCCCAACGACGACCGCTGGAAAGGGGCGAACAGCCTGGTGTTGCTAGAGCAAGTTTGCTATCTCCTTGCTAAGGAAAACTGGCAAATTGGCAATATCGATGCGGTCATTGTTGCCGAACGTCCAAAACTCAAACCCTATTTAGGGGTCATGCGCGATCGCTTGGCAACCGTGTTAAAAATCGGCAGCGATCGAATTAGCATCAAAGCCACCACCAACGAAAAAATGGATGCCGTTGGTCGCGAAGAAGCCATGTCTGCCTATGCCGTTGCCTTGCTAGTTCAAGCCGACAGCCCCCCTCCCAGTAGCTAA
- a CDS encoding DUF2267 domain-containing protein, whose amino-acid sequence MSQIPAENAATADVGKPAFLEKVMSQADLPDIFDARDNTVVVFRTMRDLMPKEAIQRIASQLQVKAIASENKALQHTVSELWMDTNPLVRFLSSIRAPLKIDGDTFVFRIQQEGSLPKNIAPETLIEAVFAAMKSELPAASHQEVAQYLPDGIKQLWQRA is encoded by the coding sequence ATGAGTCAAATTCCCGCAGAAAACGCCGCTACAGCCGATGTTGGCAAGCCAGCGTTTCTAGAAAAAGTAATGTCTCAAGCGGATTTGCCCGATATTTTCGATGCTCGGGATAATACAGTGGTGGTTTTTCGCACCATGCGTGATTTGATGCCGAAAGAAGCCATTCAACGTATCGCCTCTCAATTGCAGGTAAAAGCGATCGCCAGCGAAAATAAAGCACTGCAACATACCGTAAGCGAGTTGTGGATGGATACCAATCCCCTAGTACGTTTTCTCAGTTCTATCCGTGCGCCGCTAAAAATTGATGGCGATACGTTTGTGTTTCGCATTCAGCAAGAGGGGAGCTTGCCGAAAAATATTGCCCCGGAAACGCTAATTGAGGCCGTTTTTGCGGCGATGAAGTCGGAACTGCCGGCGGCAAGTCACCAAGAGGTTGCTCAATACTTGCCAGATGGTATCAAACAGCTCTGGCAACGCGCCTAG
- a CDS encoding S-methyl-5'-thioadenosine phosphorylase gives MVEAQIGIIGGSGLYQMEALQDVEEVSIDTPFGSPSDALIVGTLEGIRVAFLARHGRYHHLSPGELPFRANIYAMKSLGVKYILSASAVGSLQEEVKPLDMVVPSQFIDRTKERISTFFRDGIVAHVGFADPVCPKLAQVLADAVASCHLEDVTLHRGGTYICIEGPTFSTKAESHLYRSWGATVVGMTNLPEARLAREAEIAYATLALATDYDCWHPEHDSVSVEMVVNNLKRNAANAQKVILETVRRLSNNPPESEAHKALQSAILTPLDRVPEETKNKLEIFLRNYM, from the coding sequence ATGGTCGAGGCACAAATTGGTATTATCGGCGGTAGCGGTCTGTATCAGATGGAGGCGCTACAGGATGTAGAAGAAGTTTCTATAGATACACCGTTTGGTTCTCCTTCCGATGCGTTGATTGTGGGTACCCTAGAAGGCATCCGAGTGGCTTTTTTGGCACGCCACGGCCGCTACCACCACTTATCCCCTGGCGAACTCCCGTTTCGCGCCAATATCTACGCCATGAAAAGCTTGGGCGTCAAATATATTCTTTCTGCTTCTGCAGTTGGTTCTCTGCAAGAAGAGGTGAAACCCCTGGATATGGTAGTGCCATCCCAGTTTATCGATCGCACCAAGGAACGAATTTCTACTTTCTTTCGCGATGGGATCGTGGCTCACGTGGGATTTGCCGATCCGGTTTGTCCGAAATTAGCCCAAGTTTTGGCAGATGCAGTGGCTAGCTGCCATTTGGAAGATGTGACCTTACACCGCGGCGGCACTTATATTTGCATTGAAGGACCGACGTTTTCTACAAAAGCCGAATCCCATCTTTACCGCAGTTGGGGCGCTACGGTGGTAGGAATGACCAATTTACCGGAAGCTAGATTGGCACGAGAGGCGGAAATTGCTTATGCAACGCTGGCTTTGGCAACAGATTACGATTGCTGGCACCCCGAACACGACAGTGTCAGCGTGGAAATGGTGGTTAACAATCTCAAACGCAATGCTGCCAACGCTCAGAAGGTAATTTTAGAGACCGTACGCCGTTTGAGCAACAACCCACCGGAATCGGAGGCACATAAGGCTTTGCAATCCGCAATTCTCACGCCTTTGGATCGGGTACCAGAGGAAACAAAAAACAAGCTAGAAATCTTTTTGCGCAATTATATGTAA